The stretch of DNA TGCTTGTAATGACCACCATAATCTTCAGAAATATTCTGGAGATTCCATCTTCGTGGTCGCAGGAACTGTCTGAGTACATTTTCGTATTTATTGTTTTCATTGGATCCGCAGCTGTTATGAAGGACGAGGAGCACATCGGAATCGATACGGTAACCATCCTGCTGCCGAAAAAGGCACAGCGCATTGTAAGGATAATCGGTCGTCTTTTGATTGCACCTTTTCTGTATGTCCTGGTTGCAGGCAGTTTCCCCAATATCGGGGCGACCTGGAACAACTATCTTCCCACTGTTCCATGGTTCAGGATGGGTGTGATTTATCTTATTGTACTGATTTCCGGAATAATTATGTCCTATTACCTGCTGCACAATCTGATACTGGATATTCGCGGTTTGTACAAACCCATAACTCGTATTGATGAGCTTACACATCACGATTCTGCGGGTGAGGAGGATGCAGAATGATCTTTTTTATTACCTTCGGATTGATCGGCCTGCTTGCGTTGGGGGTGCCCGTTGCTTTTGCCCTGGGAGGTTCAGCTCTTTTCGGATATTTATACAACGCTGGGCCCAACGCGGTTCTGTCGGTAATATCCCGCAGAATGATGTTCGGCCTGAATAATTTTCTGCTTTTGGCTATTCCGTTGTTTATTCTCTCTGCGAAAATAATGAACAGCTCAAAGATAACCTCCAAGATTTTCGGGTTCGCCCATTCTGTCGTCGGCTTTCTCCCCGGCGGACTTGGACACGCCAATGTCGTGGCCAGTCTTATCTTTGCCGGAATGTCCGGTGCCGCCGT from Marispirochaeta aestuarii encodes:
- a CDS encoding TRAP transporter small permease, which encodes MKKVLELVNALVLLIMFLLVMTTIIFRNILEIPSSWSQELSEYIFVFIVFIGSAAVMKDEEHIGIDTVTILLPKKAQRIVRIIGRLLIAPFLYVLVAGSFPNIGATWNNYLPTVPWFRMGVIYLIVLISGIIMSYYLLHNLILDIRGLYKPITRIDELTHHDSAGEEDAE